In Drosophila innubila isolate TH190305 chromosome 2R unlocalized genomic scaffold, UK_Dinn_1.0 1_C_2R, whole genome shotgun sequence, the following are encoded in one genomic region:
- the LOC117783542 gene encoding ornithine decarboxylase 1-like gives MSTNKVNYYEQVLNVRQVISESQLEDCDEALNICDLSSVERKLQLWQQHLPRIKPYYAVKCNDDPIIVQTLATLGVGFDCASKNELKLVLDCKVSPERIIFANPCRPVSHLDYARQHQVVKGTVDNEFEIYKLHKHYPNSNLIVRFKCEAKAAQCPLGDKFGCDADIDASALMLLAKALNLTVTGTSFHVGSGCSEFEAYDRAIKKAKNIFKFGELLGYDLKLLDIGGGFPGSDDVQFENIAGIVNKAVDRHFADERVEVIAEPGRFFVAAAYTLVCKIHAKREVRNAAGKLDTVMYYLNDGVYGSFNCILYDHQLVTAQHYLNDAENLPTFKSLIWGPSCDALDKISEDLRLPNLNRGDLIGFPNMGAYTVPIASAFNGFPLPKTLYFKAI, from the exons ATGTCGACAAATAAAGTCAATTACTATGAGCAAGTGCTCAATGTGCGACAGGTTATATCAGAGTCACAGCTGGAGGATTGCGATGAGGCATTAAATATCTGTGATCTATCGAGCGTGGAGCGCAAGTTgcaactgtggcagcaacacttGCCACGCATTAAGCCCTACTATGCCGTCAAGTGCAATGATGATCCCATTATTGTACAAACTCTGGCCACACTGGGCGTCGGCTTCGACTGTGCGTCCAAAAATGAACTCAAGCTG GTGCTGGATTGTAAAGTTTCCCCTGAGCGCATCATCTTTGCCAATCCCTGTCGTCCCGTCAGTCATCTGGATTACGCCCGACAGCATCAAGTGGTCAAAGGCACTGTGGACAATGAATTTGAGATTTACAAACTGCACAAACATTATCCCAATTCAAA tctgATTGTTCGCTTCAAGTGTGAGGCAAAGGCCGCTCAGTGTCCGTTGGGTGATAAGTTCGGTTGCGATGCGGACATCGATGCCTCGGCTTTGATGCTGCTCGCCAAAGCTCTCAATTTGACG GTGACTGGCACTAGTTTCCACGTGGGTTCCGGTTGCAGTGAATTCGAAGCCTACGATCGAGCAATCAAAAAGGCCaaaaacatattcaaatttgGCGAACTATTGGGCTATGATCTTAAACTGTTGGATATTGGTGGCGGTTTTCCAGGCAGCGACGATGTGCAGTTCGAAAAC ATTGCTGGCATTGTGAATAAAGCGGTCGACAGGCATTTTGCCGATGAAAGAGTTGAGGTTATAGCCGAACCGGGTCGTTTCTTTGTGGCTGCTGCATATACCCTGGTCTGTAAGATTCATGCCAAGCGGGAGGTGCGAAATGCAGCGGGAAAACTAGACACTGTCATGTACTATTTGAACGATGGTGTCTATGGTTCATTTAACTGCATACTCTATGATCATCAGTTGGTTACAGCACAGCATTATTTG AATGACGCTGAAAACTTGCCCACATTCAAGAGCTTAATTTGGGGTCCCAGCTGCGATGCCCTAGATAAG ATTTCTGAAGATTTGCGTTTGCCTAATTTGAATAGAGGCGATTTGATTGGATTTCCAAATATGGGGGCCTATACTGTGCCCATTGCCAGTGCATTTAATGGTTTCCCCTTGCCAAAAACCTTGTACTTTAAAGCCATCTGA
- the LOC117783541 gene encoding chaoptin isoform X2: MAGQKPLLIQHMHTVGTVSCLLLFFLAQTLAQTNQQVCPEQGDISPCICTVKKNGLDILCETTDLAHITKSMGTLKGKSPIIFYLKLRHNNLPKLQGFVFLALDIRHLTIHNSSLAAIEENALSSLGKGLTQLDVSLNQMKTVPSQALQHLYHLLILNLNHNKITVIHNNAFEGLDTLEILTLYENKITQVDPEAFRGLEKKLKRLNLGGNDLSQVPQKALSILDTLKKLEIQENKIRTISEGDFEGLENLDSLILAHNMITSVPANVFSHLGLLNSLELEGNKISVIDKDAFKGLEENLQYLRLGDNNIHAIPSEALRPLHRLRHLDLRNNNINVLADDAFTGYGDSLTFVNLQKNDIKVLPSTLFENLNSLETLNLQNNKLQRIPQDTMEPVIDTLRIIDITDNPLNCSCELTWFPKLLEDLKNKDDEMSQKKKPLCHMSLDNREYFVQAMPTEKMHCAGLNIIVNP, from the exons ATGGCAGGACAAAAGCCGCTGTTAATTCAACATATGCATACAGTGGGCACTGTTAGCTGTCTGCTGCTCTTCTTCTTGGCGCAAACGTTGGCCCAAACAAACCAACAGGTGTGTCCAGAGCAGGGCGACATCTCACCCTGTATTTGTACGGTGAAGAAAAATGGTTTGGATATTTTATGCGAGACTACGGACTTGGCGCACATTACAAAATCTATGGGCACATTGAAGGGCAAAAGtccaattatattttatctgaAGTTGCGTCACAATAATCTGCCAAAGCTTCAAGGTTTTGTATTTCTTGCTCTGGACATTCGCCACTTGACAATACACAACAGCAGCTTGGCCGCCATTGAGGAGAATGCACTCAGTTCGTTAG GCAAGGGACTCACACAGCTGGATGTTTCATTGAACCAGATGAAAACGGTGCCATCTCAG gCACTGCAACATTTGTATCACTtgttaatattgaatttgaatcACAATAAAATCACCGTTATACATAATAATGCCTTCGAAGGACTGGACACATTGGAGATCCTCACACTCTATGAGAATAAAATCACACAGGTCGATCCTGAAGCATTCCGTGGCCTGGAGAA aaaattgaaGCGTTTGAATCTGGGCGGAAATGATCTTTCACAAGTGCCGCAAAAGGCACTTTCCATATTGGATACGCTGAAGAAACTCGAGATACAGGAGAACAAGATACGCACCATCAGTGAAGGCGACTTTGAAG GTCTAGAAAACTTGGATTCGTTGATATTAGCCCATAATATGATCACAAGCGTGCCTGCGAATGTATTCTCTCACTTAGGTCTACTCAATTCACTCGAGTTGGAGGGCAACAAGATCAGTGTCATTGATAAGGATGCATTCAAGGGTCTAGAGG AGAATCTTCAGTATTTGCGACTGGGTGATAATAATATTCATGCTATACCCAGTGAGGCGCTGCGTCCGTTGCATCGTCTACGTCATTTGGATttgcgcaacaacaacatcaacgtgTTGGCTGATGACGCTTTTACCGGATACGGCGATTCGCTGACATTCGTTAATCTGCAGAAGAATGA CATTAAAGTGCTGCCTAGCACTTTATTTGAGAACCTCAACTCGCTGGAGACTTTGAATCTGCAGAACAACAAGTTGCAACGAATTCCGCAAGATACTATGGAACCGGTCATTGACACTTTACGCATAATTGACATCACTG ATAATCCATTGAATTGCTCTTGCGAATTGACCTGGTTCCCGAAACTCTTGGAGGATCTGAAGAACAAGGACGATGAAATGTCACAGAAGAAGAAGCCGCTGTGCCACATGTCGCTGGACAATCGCGAGTATTTTGTGCAAGCGATGCCCACCGAGAAGATGCACTGCGCCGGCCTCAAT attATAGTGAATCCGTGA
- the LOC117783541 gene encoding slit homolog 2 protein isoform X1 has product MAGQKPLLIQHMHTVGTVSCLLLFFLAQTLAQTNQQVCPEQGDISPCICTVKKNGLDILCETTDLAHITKSMGTLKGKSPIIFYLKLRHNNLPKLQGFVFLALDIRHLTIHNSSLAAIEENALSSLGKGLTQLDVSLNQMKTVPSQALQHLYHLLILNLNHNKITVIHNNAFEGLDTLEILTLYENKITQVDPEAFRGLEKKLKRLNLGGNDLSQVPQKALSILDTLKKLEIQENKIRTISEGDFEGLENLDSLILAHNMITSVPANVFSHLGLLNSLELEGNKISVIDKDAFKGLEENLQYLRLGDNNIHAIPSEALRPLHRLRHLDLRNNNINVLADDAFTGYGDSLTFVNLQKNDIKVLPSTLFENLNSLETLNLQNNKLQRIPQDTMEPVIDTLRIIDITDNPLNCSCELTWFPKLLEDLKNKDDEMSQKKKPLCHMSLDNREYFVQAMPTEKMHCAGLNVSPSPTSGGLMRILQVNILAQVAMLSVAFLSSV; this is encoded by the exons ATGGCAGGACAAAAGCCGCTGTTAATTCAACATATGCATACAGTGGGCACTGTTAGCTGTCTGCTGCTCTTCTTCTTGGCGCAAACGTTGGCCCAAACAAACCAACAGGTGTGTCCAGAGCAGGGCGACATCTCACCCTGTATTTGTACGGTGAAGAAAAATGGTTTGGATATTTTATGCGAGACTACGGACTTGGCGCACATTACAAAATCTATGGGCACATTGAAGGGCAAAAGtccaattatattttatctgaAGTTGCGTCACAATAATCTGCCAAAGCTTCAAGGTTTTGTATTTCTTGCTCTGGACATTCGCCACTTGACAATACACAACAGCAGCTTGGCCGCCATTGAGGAGAATGCACTCAGTTCGTTAG GCAAGGGACTCACACAGCTGGATGTTTCATTGAACCAGATGAAAACGGTGCCATCTCAG gCACTGCAACATTTGTATCACTtgttaatattgaatttgaatcACAATAAAATCACCGTTATACATAATAATGCCTTCGAAGGACTGGACACATTGGAGATCCTCACACTCTATGAGAATAAAATCACACAGGTCGATCCTGAAGCATTCCGTGGCCTGGAGAA aaaattgaaGCGTTTGAATCTGGGCGGAAATGATCTTTCACAAGTGCCGCAAAAGGCACTTTCCATATTGGATACGCTGAAGAAACTCGAGATACAGGAGAACAAGATACGCACCATCAGTGAAGGCGACTTTGAAG GTCTAGAAAACTTGGATTCGTTGATATTAGCCCATAATATGATCACAAGCGTGCCTGCGAATGTATTCTCTCACTTAGGTCTACTCAATTCACTCGAGTTGGAGGGCAACAAGATCAGTGTCATTGATAAGGATGCATTCAAGGGTCTAGAGG AGAATCTTCAGTATTTGCGACTGGGTGATAATAATATTCATGCTATACCCAGTGAGGCGCTGCGTCCGTTGCATCGTCTACGTCATTTGGATttgcgcaacaacaacatcaacgtgTTGGCTGATGACGCTTTTACCGGATACGGCGATTCGCTGACATTCGTTAATCTGCAGAAGAATGA CATTAAAGTGCTGCCTAGCACTTTATTTGAGAACCTCAACTCGCTGGAGACTTTGAATCTGCAGAACAACAAGTTGCAACGAATTCCGCAAGATACTATGGAACCGGTCATTGACACTTTACGCATAATTGACATCACTG ATAATCCATTGAATTGCTCTTGCGAATTGACCTGGTTCCCGAAACTCTTGGAGGATCTGAAGAACAAGGACGATGAAATGTCACAGAAGAAGAAGCCGCTGTGCCACATGTCGCTGGACAATCGCGAGTATTTTGTGCAAGCGATGCCCACCGAGAAGATGCACTGCGCCGGCCTCAATGTGAGTCCCTCACCCACGAGCGGCGGTCTTATGCGGATACTGCAAGTGAACATTTTGGCCCAAGTAGCCATGTTAAGCGTGGCGTTTCTAAGTAGCGTTTAA
- the LOC117783646 gene encoding aquaporin-2-like: MGKFNKEFFVKLLAEFLASLFVQFVGCSVASWYTVSLAYSFGWGGSVIAATQAFRIVSGAHINPCISVAAMIMKNVEVVDGFLYILMQLLGSACGFGISYGFVRFENSTNFCVTQVIIKPWWKSIFLELYTTGAWVLAMCASWNKANETMLETISLRIGIVVTACNLAGGAYTGASMNPFRSLWPAIAASYWGYIYIYIAVPLVTSILLSVAWRFLYLQGKDENAEAAGGE, from the exons ATGGGTAAATTCAATAAAGAGTTTTTTGTAAAACTTTTGGCCGAATTTTTAGCAAGTCTTTTCGTACAATTTGTGGGCTGCTCTGTTGCCTCATGGTACACCGTATCTTTAGCTTATAGCTTTGGCTGGGGAGGCTCTGTGATTGCCGCAACTCAAGCATTTCGTATAGTGTCTGGTGCCCACATAAATCCCTGCATATCTGTAGCTGCTATGATAATGAAGAACGTTGAAGTTGTCGATGGTTTTCTGTACATACTAATGCAACTTTTGGGATCAGCTTGTGGATTTGGAATTTCGTATGGTTTTGTGCGCTTCGAAAATTCGACGAACTTTTGTGTGACGCAAGTCATTATAAAACCATGGTggaaatcaatatttttagaGCTCTATACGACTGGAGCTTGGGTATTAGCAATGTGCGCCTCTTGGAATAAAGCCAATGAGACAATGCTGGAGACAATCTCGCTGCGCATTGGAATCGTAGTCACAGCTTGTAACTTAGCTGGA gGTGCCTATACCGGAGCAAGCATGAATCCATTCCGGTCCCTTTGGCCTGCAATAGCTGCCTCCTATTGGggatacatttatatttatatcgcCGTGCCACTTGTTACCTCCATCTTATTGTCAGTCGCTTGGCGTTTCCTCTACCTACAAGGTAAAGATGAGAACGCCGAGGCTGCTGGAGGCGAATAA
- the LOC117783887 gene encoding aquaporin-2-like yields the protein MGNFKFDMELVKKLLAEFTGTAMLMTLGCTISQFTKSSVETSLGWGFSYVAAMHTFAFLSGAHLNPWVSVCATIVGVMEWQLMLFYFLCQFIGALAGFGLAYAAFPDNSGDVCLTMIGDHVDEWKVIFIELFLCAFLLFAFCAIWDKRSNAAYDSLSLRIGFIVAGLTFAGQAYSGCSLNFARSLAPAVIQLKFNGIWTYLVGQLIAAILVPVLWRFVIAQEEPEKME from the exons atgggAAACTTCAAGTTCGACATGGagttagtcaagaaattgCTGGCCGAATTTACGGGTACAGCTATGTTAATGACGCTTGGATGTACGATATCGCAATTTACGAAATCGAGCGTTGAAACATCGCTAGGTTGGGGCTTCTCCTATGTGGCAGCGATGCATACATTTGCCTTCCTCAGCGGTGCTCATCTGAATCCCTGGGTCAGTGTCTGTGCCACGATCGTCGGTGTAATGGAATGGCAACTGATGTTGTTCTATTTCCTCTGTCAATTTATTGGTGCATTGGCTGGTTTTGGTTTGGCCTATGCGGCATTTCCAGATAATAGCGGCGACGTCTGTCTCACCATGATTGGTGACCATGTCGATGAATGGAAGGTTATATTCATCGAGCTCTTTCTCTGCGCATTTCTATTGTTCGCATTCTGTGCCATTTGGGATAAGCGTAGCAATGCGGCCTATGATTCCCTTTCCCTACGCATTGGATTTATAGTTGCCGGTCTAACGTTTGCTGGA CAAGCTTACTCTGGCTGCAGTTTGAATTTTGCTCGATCTCTGGCACCCGCAGTGatccaattaaaattcaacgGTATTTGGACCTATTTGGTGGGTCAATTAATCGCCGCAATTCTTGTTCCTGTTCTCTGGCGTTTCGTGATAGCCCAGGAGGAACCGGAAAAAATGGAATAA